One stretch of Spirochaetota bacterium DNA includes these proteins:
- a CDS encoding BMP family ABC transporter substrate-binding protein: MSKRKIFFVLLSVLIIFSLVLVSCKKSEKKVGIKVAMATDVGGLGDKSFNDGSYAGLQKAASEFGVSASVVESKEQTDYIPNLTGLAEDGNKVVFAVGFLMADALIEAASKNPNTFFAGVDIFVDPEKAPKNAIGILFKEQESGYLAGVLAGLLTKKYYKISPKLNDKNVVGMVLGMDIPPVERFQAGFYAGVKYVNPECEVISIVTGSFNDQAKGKEAALTLINKGADIIFQIAGATGIGVINACKEKGILAIGVDVDQNNLAPDTVITSAVKGITQATYLIVKYYLDKNLVGGQNYTFGIKEDSTGLAPFHDFDSIIPQEVKDFINQVIKDMKEGKIVPPATRAEAGYKM, from the coding sequence ATGAGTAAAAGAAAAATTTTTTTTGTCTTATTATCTGTTCTTATTATTTTTTCTCTTGTTTTAGTTTCATGTAAAAAATCTGAGAAAAAGGTAGGTATTAAAGTAGCAATGGCTACTGACGTTGGTGGGCTTGGTGATAAATCTTTTAATGATGGAAGTTATGCTGGATTACAAAAAGCAGCAAGTGAATTTGGAGTATCAGCTTCTGTAGTTGAATCAAAAGAGCAAACAGACTATATTCCAAATTTAACAGGTCTTGCTGAAGATGGTAACAAAGTAGTTTTTGCTGTTGGTTTCTTAATGGCTGATGCTTTAATTGAAGCTGCTTCTAAGAATCCAAATACCTTTTTTGCTGGAGTTGATATTTTTGTAGATCCTGAAAAAGCACCTAAAAATGCTATTGGTATTTTATTTAAAGAACAAGAATCTGGATATTTAGCAGGTGTTTTAGCTGGTCTTTTAACTAAAAAATATTATAAAATTTCTCCTAAATTAAATGATAAAAATGTCGTAGGAATGGTTCTTGGTATGGATATCCCACCTGTAGAGAGATTTCAAGCTGGGTTTTATGCTGGAGTTAAATATGTAAATCCAGAATGTGAAGTAATATCTATAGTAACAGGTTCTTTCAATGATCAAGCTAAAGGAAAAGAGGCTGCTTTAACTTTAATTAATAAAGGAGCAGACATAATTTTCCAGATTGCTGGGGCAACTGGTATAGGAGTTATAAATGCTTGTAAAGAAAAAGGAATTCTTGCTATAGGGGTTGATGTTGATCAAAATAATTTAGCTCCTGATACAGTTATTACTTCAGCAGTTAAAGGAATAACTCAAGCTACATATTTAATTGTTAAATATTATTTAGATAAGAACCTTGTTGGAGGACAAAACTATACTTTTGGTATTAAAGAAGATTCAACAGGTTTAGCTCCTTTCCATGATTTTGATTCAATAATTCCTCAAGAAGTTAAAGATTTTATAAATCAAGTTATTAAAGATATGAAAGAAGGCAAAATTGTTCCTCCAGCTACAAGAGCTGAAGCTGGTTACAAAATGTAA
- a CDS encoding ABC transporter permease — protein sequence MEHLFSIFNQDLFAAMIRLATPIILASVGAVICERAGIVNIAIEGIMIMGAFFASYIAFITGNPWVGMLGGIFAGGIFSLLHALFTITFHLDHVVSGAVLNILAFGLARYFLVLTFGHPGQSDPIRYSLGQVKIHIPILYKIPFLGKVFFDHTPIIYITFIVIFIIWFLLYKTKIGLHIRAAGEHAIALETLGIPVIKIKYLAVFISGLTAGLSGAYLSIENSTVFSEGMTGGRGFIALAAMISGGWNPLGATLASLFFGLAEALQYKIQSEQILFIPKEFFLIFPYVATVIVVAGLVRKSRPPKEVGKDFIIEKEEE from the coding sequence ATGGAACACCTATTTTCTATTTTTAATCAAGATCTATTTGCTGCTATGATAAGGCTTGCGACACCCATAATATTAGCTTCAGTTGGTGCTGTTATATGTGAAAGAGCAGGAATAGTTAATATTGCAATAGAAGGTATTATGATAATGGGGGCCTTCTTTGCTTCATATATTGCATTTATTACTGGTAATCCATGGGTAGGTATGTTAGGCGGAATTTTTGCTGGAGGTATTTTTTCTTTATTGCATGCTTTATTTACAATAACATTTCATCTTGATCATGTAGTTTCTGGTGCTGTATTAAATATATTAGCTTTTGGACTTGCTAGGTATTTTTTAGTTTTAACATTTGGACATCCTGGACAATCAGATCCTATTAGATATTCATTGGGGCAAGTTAAGATACATATTCCTATATTATATAAAATTCCTTTTTTGGGTAAGGTTTTTTTTGATCATACTCCAATTATATATATAACTTTTATAGTTATTTTTATAATATGGTTTTTGTTATATAAAACAAAGATTGGTTTACATATTAGAGCAGCTGGAGAACATGCAATTGCTCTTGAAACATTAGGAATTCCTGTTATTAAAATTAAGTATTTGGCTGTTTTTATTTCAGGTTTAACTGCTGGGTTGTCTGGAGCTTATTTATCAATAGAAAATTCTACTGTGTTTAGTGAAGGTATGACTGGAGGTAGAGGCTTTATTGCATTAGCTGCAATGATTTCTGGTGGTTGGAATCCTTTAGGAGCAACATTAGCTTCACTCTTTTTTGGACTTGCAGAAGCTTTACAATATAAAATTCAATCGGAACAAATTTTATTTATACCTAAAGAGTTTTTTTTAATATTCCCTTATGTTGCTACAGTTATTGTAGTTGCTGGATTAGTTAGAAAATCTAGACCACCAAAAGAGGTAGGAAAAGATTTTATTATAGAAAAAGAAGAGGAATAA
- a CDS encoding pyridoxine 5'-phosphate synthase: protein MRENVSIFESDIMLGVNIDHIATLRNARGEGFPSPLYAAQCAYEAGAHSIVCHLREDRRHIKDEDLFNIKRNILCPLNMEMALRDDIIKISFDVKPSKVTIVPERRDEITTEGGLDVEKSYPILKDLVKEYKKNNIEVFLFIEAEKNNIDKSVSLEVDGVEIHTGKYANLIGVEKEKEFLKIKEIASYAHNLGLKVAAGHGLNYQNVIKIASIKEIFELNIGFSIISHSIFVGFEKAIKEMLYLMRIAKNIKNN from the coding sequence ATGAGAGAAAATGTGTCAATTTTTGAGTCAGATATAATGCTTGGAGTAAATATTGATCATATAGCTACTTTAAGAAATGCAAGAGGAGAAGGGTTCCCTTCCCCTTTATATGCAGCACAGTGTGCCTATGAAGCAGGAGCTCATTCAATAGTTTGTCATTTGAGAGAGGATAGAAGGCACATTAAAGATGAAGATTTATTTAATATTAAAAGAAATATATTGTGCCCCCTTAATATGGAAATGGCTTTAAGAGATGATATAATAAAGATCTCATTCGATGTTAAACCATCAAAAGTAACTATAGTTCCTGAAAGGAGAGATGAAATTACTACTGAAGGTGGGCTAGATGTTGAAAAATCTTATCCTATTCTTAAAGATCTTGTTAAAGAATATAAGAAAAACAATATTGAGGTATTTCTTTTTATTGAAGCAGAAAAAAACAATATTGATAAATCTGTTTCTCTTGAAGTTGATGGAGTTGAAATTCATACAGGGAAATATGCAAACCTTATTGGAGTTGAAAAAGAAAAAGAGTTTTTAAAGATAAAGGAAATTGCTTCTTATGCACATAATCTTGGTCTTAAAGTTGCAGCAGGACATGGACTTAATTATCAAAATGTGATAAAAATTGCCTCAATAAAAGAAATATTTGAGTTAAATATTGGATTTTCAATAATATCGCATTCCATTTTTGTAGGGTTTGAAAAAGCAATAAAAGAAATGCTTTATCTAATGCGAATAGCAAAAAATATAAAAAATAATTAG
- a CDS encoding CdaR family protein, with protein MRKSLIINLIKHIFSDIKENYKAFIVCVFASVFIAYFINTLNYEEQVLFSEIELKNLDSKYIVRNIENKKVKIFYRGKKEDLIFLNNYNIKPYIDLSKAKYGENIIKVSFDYSFLPESLKVTKIDPEYIKVNIDIKIIRELKVVFNIKNEPAEGYTVSDVILNSKYVKVEGPKSILENLEFIQFNDIDITGLESSEMFKIEPILPDIKLINPENVYVYIEIKKQFEFYNFQNLAIQILNKKREFEYILSPVSLNLQILVPSNLKTNLEIPTFIVDVSNFNEEGEYIIIPFLKINENYEIFNIEPSKVILKIIRVSRMN; from the coding sequence ATGAGAAAGAGCCTTATTATTAATTTGATAAAACATATTTTTTCTGATATTAAAGAAAATTATAAAGCATTTATTGTTTGTGTTTTTGCGTCTGTTTTTATTGCATATTTTATAAATACATTAAATTATGAAGAACAGGTATTATTTTCTGAAATTGAATTAAAAAACCTTGATTCAAAATATATTGTTAGAAATATAGAGAACAAAAAAGTAAAAATATTTTATAGAGGGAAAAAGGAAGATTTAATTTTTCTAAATAATTATAACATAAAACCATATATTGATCTTTCTAAAGCTAAATATGGAGAGAATATTATCAAAGTAAGTTTTGATTATTCTTTCTTACCTGAAAGCTTAAAAGTAACTAAAATAGATCCAGAATATATAAAAGTTAATATTGATATTAAAATTATAAGAGAATTAAAAGTTGTATTTAATATAAAAAATGAACCAGCAGAGGGTTATACAGTTTCGGATGTAATATTAAATTCAAAATATGTTAAAGTTGAAGGTCCTAAGTCCATTCTGGAAAACTTAGAATTTATTCAATTTAATGATATAGATATAACAGGTCTTGAATCATCAGAAATGTTTAAAATAGAACCAATTTTACCTGATATTAAATTAATAAATCCAGAAAATGTTTATGTTTATATAGAAATAAAAAAACAATTTGAGTTTTATAATTTTCAAAACCTTGCTATTCAGATTTTGAATAAAAAAAGAGAATTTGAATATATTTTGTCTCCAGTTTCACTCAATTTGCAGATATTAGTTCCTTCCAATCTTAAAACAAATCTTGAAATTCCAACTTTTATTGTAGATGTTTCAAATTTTAATGAAGAAGGAGAATATATAATAATTCCTTTTCTAAAGATAAATGAAAATTATGAAATTTTTAATATTGAACCATCAAAAGTGATATTAAAAATTATTAGAGTATCAAGGATGAATTAA
- the cdaA gene encoding diadenylate cyclase CdaA: protein MVYIYLLKNFFFNYFIPFVDIVILTFTLFYIYLFIEKTKASNLAKGLFIVLLLFILMKLLNFPIVSWFFENILSNLLIFLIILFSPEIRSLLINLGKRQIFRKLPKEQKENINIIVNSLKKLSEKNIGALIVIQRKNDLKQIISNYIPLDASISEDMFYFIFDRRSILHDGACIVKDNRIICAAAILPLTEKTMPEQKLGTRHRAAVGITEESDAIALVVSEQTGAISLCEGGQIFFNIDEYELRKKLIDFLYLNEDYGFGEIFEIKDAVSENSFSKDDFYDKNNNKNKL, encoded by the coding sequence ATGGTTTATATATATTTATTAAAAAACTTTTTTTTTAATTATTTTATACCATTTGTTGATATAGTTATATTAACTTTTACTTTATTCTATATTTATCTATTTATAGAAAAAACAAAAGCTTCAAATTTAGCTAAAGGACTTTTTATAGTCCTATTGTTGTTTATTTTAATGAAGTTGTTAAATTTTCCAATTGTTTCATGGTTTTTTGAAAATATATTGTCAAATCTTTTAATTTTCTTAATTATACTTTTTTCGCCAGAAATTAGATCTCTATTAATAAATTTAGGCAAAAGACAAATATTTAGAAAATTACCAAAGGAACAAAAGGAAAATATTAATATTATTGTTAATTCTTTGAAAAAGCTTTCTGAAAAAAATATAGGAGCTCTTATAGTAATTCAAAGAAAAAATGATTTAAAACAGATTATTTCAAATTACATCCCACTTGATGCTTCTATTTCAGAAGATATGTTTTATTTTATTTTTGATAGAAGGTCTATACTTCATGATGGAGCTTGTATAGTTAAAGATAATAGAATAATATGTGCTGCTGCAATTTTACCTCTAACTGAAAAAACTATGCCTGAACAAAAATTAGGTACAAGACATAGGGCTGCTGTTGGAATAACTGAGGAATCTGATGCTATTGCACTTGTAGTTTCTGAACAAACAGGAGCTATTAGTTTATGTGAGGGTGGCCAAATATTTTTTAATATAGATGAATATGAGTTAAGAAAAAAGCTTATTGATTTTTTGTATTTGAATGAAGATTATGGATTTGGAGAAATATTTGAGATAAAAGATGCTGTTTCAGAAAACAGTTTTTCTAAAGATGATTTTTATGACAAAAATAATAATAAAAATAAACTTTAA
- the folP gene encoding dihydropteroate synthase — translation MVFYDFSPIDFLDVDSEFSLINVSKEAFNLMKNKNRFVRFYIKNLEFREANILKQEALSRKLEFAISYKTYMMDPKEKRTDGMLSGNLYHLFELIEKLKIQPFSLGVLAKELEEYINFNYLKNFTPEIKIGNRNFKWRDNCYIVGILNVTPDSFYEGSRVNIDNVLQRAKFMADNGVDIFDVGGESTRPGSESISVDEELSRVIPVIELLKKNFDIPISIDTTKAKVAELSFEAGADMLNDISACQFDPEMINVVSKYNKPVCVMHIKGRPKDMQKNPQYNNVIDEIYEYFINRVNFLIERGIKRDNIIIDPGIGFGKNIEHNFILTKYLKAFKTLKLPILYGGSRKSFIGLSLKREPESRLPASLVVHTLAFLNGASFLRVHDVMEQSDAIKIVQMINSQNRNINVQCI, via the coding sequence ATGGTTTTTTATGATTTTTCTCCTATAGATTTTTTAGATGTTGATTCAGAATTTTCTTTAATTAATGTTTCTAAAGAAGCTTTTAATCTAATGAAAAACAAAAATAGATTCGTTAGATTTTATATAAAAAATCTTGAATTTAGGGAAGCTAATATATTAAAACAGGAAGCTTTATCTAGAAAGCTCGAGTTTGCAATATCTTATAAAACTTATATGATGGATCCAAAAGAAAAAAGAACAGATGGTATGCTTTCTGGTAATCTATATCATTTATTTGAGTTAATAGAAAAATTAAAAATACAGCCATTTTCTTTAGGAGTCCTTGCTAAAGAACTTGAAGAATATATTAATTTTAATTATTTAAAAAATTTTACACCAGAAATAAAAATTGGTAATAGAAATTTTAAATGGAGAGATAACTGTTATATAGTTGGTATACTTAATGTTACACCAGATTCTTTTTATGAAGGATCTAGAGTTAATATTGATAATGTTCTTCAAAGAGCCAAATTTATGGCTGATAATGGAGTTGATATTTTTGATGTTGGTGGTGAATCAACAAGGCCAGGATCAGAATCTATTTCTGTTGATGAAGAGTTATCTAGAGTTATTCCTGTTATAGAGTTATTAAAAAAGAATTTTGATATACCTATATCTATTGATACAACAAAGGCTAAAGTTGCTGAGTTATCTTTTGAAGCTGGGGCAGATATGCTTAATGATATATCTGCTTGTCAATTTGATCCTGAAATGATTAATGTTGTTTCTAAATACAACAAACCTGTTTGTGTTATGCATATAAAGGGGAGACCAAAAGATATGCAAAAAAATCCTCAATATAATAATGTTATAGATGAAATATATGAATATTTTATTAATAGAGTAAATTTTTTAATTGAAAGAGGTATAAAAAGAGATAATATAATAATAGATCCGGGTATAGGATTTGGTAAAAATATCGAACATAACTTTATTTTAACAAAATATCTTAAAGCGTTTAAAACTTTAAAATTACCTATTCTTTATGGTGGTTCAAGAAAATCTTTTATAGGCCTATCATTAAAAAGGGAACCAGAGAGTAGATTACCCGCATCACTTGTAGTACATACCCTTGCTTTTTTAAATGGGGCTTCTTTTTTAAGAGTTCACGATGTTATGGAACAGTCTGATGCAATTAAAATAGTACAGATGATAAACTCTCAAAACAGAAATATTAATGTACAATGTATTTAA
- a CDS encoding 1-deoxy-D-xylulose-5-phosphate synthase, whose translation MFFERIKNNYFDDNKNSYNDGDFEEKLSYLKKYFSIIDHKKLKKLNLKQIEDIAKKIREFIIEVVSKNGGHLSSNLGIVELTLAILYIFDPERDKIVFDVSHQIYPYKILTGRSNNFETLRKKGGISGFSDPEESIYDLFKEGHVGTAIGLVYGFSFLKEFYKKISENNFYQDISCCFKDKIEGDPIAIIGDGSLTNGEILETLNFIGNKKNGKIIIIINDNGMSISKTESAISKYISKLSARLNLRGFLKRIYLSKKITSRFYKILLKLIISVKGFFIPESILEEFGFQYIGPIDGHNLKELIEYLKIAKEIESPVILHVKTIKGKGFQPAEKYPDYFHSSPRFEIEKIYNEEYLQELFSKKRINIFTDFFERLVIFAGFIEKKIIALTSAMEIGTGLSSFAKLFPERFVDVGIAESTQVTISGSIAKASFVPICNIYSTFAQRALDQIYHDIVLNKLPMIFCFDRYGAVGNDGPTHHGFYTLNFLLSIPDIEIYFPFSEEDFAYYFISSINDGKIKAFFYPKDKIISLEGFKSDDKILMTNKINTKNRKEKDFNFLFIKELENLRLENIDKNFLFNHLNEIKEKYYENFMFEFEEIFIKKNRFYPFILICSDYNGNSYNEKNGNLSINNSAKKNEMRLAIVFSGAFFDKIYNIFKNIINNCYQYCNKNGHYENNFKIDVFSLSKIKPFSYEKAHNIIDSYNLIFIVEEVIEPGYIYANFLKILNENYKIKKIDNIPKVFGYCIKNKIIYHGKREEQLKEAGIDFEKIENDIRKEIFNME comes from the coding sequence ATGTTTTTTGAAAGAATAAAAAATAATTATTTTGATGATAATAAGAATTCTTATAATGATGGAGATTTTGAAGAAAAATTAAGTTATTTGAAAAAATATTTTAGCATTATAGATCATAAAAAATTAAAAAAATTAAATTTAAAACAAATCGAAGATATAGCTAAGAAAATTAGAGAATTTATAATAGAAGTCGTTTCAAAAAATGGAGGACACCTTTCTTCTAATCTAGGAATTGTTGAGTTAACTTTAGCTATATTATATATTTTTGATCCAGAAAGAGATAAGATAGTTTTTGATGTTAGTCATCAAATTTATCCATATAAAATTTTGACAGGAAGATCTAATAATTTTGAAACACTACGTAAAAAAGGTGGAATTTCTGGATTTTCAGATCCTGAAGAAAGTATATATGATCTTTTCAAAGAAGGTCATGTTGGTACAGCAATAGGTTTGGTATATGGTTTTTCTTTTTTGAAAGAGTTTTATAAAAAAATTTCTGAAAATAATTTTTATCAAGATATATCATGTTGCTTTAAAGATAAAATAGAGGGTGATCCAATTGCTATAATTGGTGATGGTTCTCTTACAAATGGTGAAATACTTGAAACTCTTAATTTTATTGGTAATAAGAAAAATGGGAAAATAATAATAATAATAAACGATAATGGAATGTCAATTTCAAAAACTGAGTCAGCAATTTCAAAATATATTTCAAAATTAAGTGCGAGACTTAATTTAAGAGGATTTTTAAAAAGAATTTATTTAAGTAAAAAAATAACTTCAAGATTTTATAAAATATTATTAAAGTTAATTATTTCTGTAAAAGGATTTTTCATTCCTGAGTCAATATTAGAGGAGTTTGGTTTTCAATATATAGGCCCTATTGATGGTCATAATTTAAAAGAACTTATTGAATATTTAAAAATAGCTAAAGAGATAGAAAGTCCTGTTATTCTTCATGTAAAAACTATTAAAGGTAAAGGATTTCAACCAGCAGAAAAATATCCTGATTATTTTCATTCATCACCAAGATTTGAAATTGAAAAAATTTATAATGAAGAATATTTGCAAGAATTATTTAGTAAGAAAAGAATAAATATTTTTACAGATTTTTTTGAAAGATTAGTAATTTTTGCTGGTTTTATTGAGAAAAAAATTATTGCTTTAACTTCGGCTATGGAAATTGGAACTGGCTTATCTTCTTTTGCTAAATTATTTCCAGAAAGATTTGTTGATGTTGGTATTGCTGAATCTACGCAAGTAACTATTTCAGGTTCTATTGCAAAAGCAAGTTTTGTTCCAATATGTAACATTTATTCTACATTTGCTCAAAGAGCTCTTGACCAAATTTATCATGATATTGTTCTAAATAAATTACCTATGATATTTTGTTTTGATAGGTATGGAGCTGTTGGAAATGATGGTCCAACTCATCACGGATTTTATACTTTAAATTTTTTACTCTCAATTCCTGATATAGAGATATATTTCCCTTTTTCAGAGGAAGATTTTGCTTATTATTTTATTAGCAGTATAAATGATGGCAAAATTAAAGCCTTTTTTTATCCAAAAGATAAAATTATATCATTGGAAGGTTTTAAATCCGATGATAAAATTTTGATGACAAATAAAATTAATACTAAAAATAGAAAAGAAAAAGATTTTAATTTCTTATTTATTAAAGAATTAGAAAATTTGAGGTTAGAAAATATTGATAAAAATTTTTTATTTAATCATTTAAATGAAATAAAAGAAAAATATTATGAAAATTTTATGTTTGAATTTGAAGAAATATTTATTAAAAAGAATAGATTTTATCCTTTTATTTTAATTTGTTCAGATTATAATGGAAATAGTTATAATGAAAAAAATGGAAATTTATCTATTAATAATAGTGCAAAAAAGAATGAAATGAGATTAGCTATAGTTTTTTCAGGGGCTTTTTTTGATAAAATTTATAATATTTTCAAAAATATTATTAATAATTGTTATCAATATTGTAATAAAAATGGGCATTATGAAAATAATTTTAAGATTGATGTTTTTTCATTAAGTAAAATAAAACCATTTTCTTATGAAAAAGCTCATAATATTATTGACTCATATAATTTGATTTTTATTGTAGAAGAAGTAATTGAACCTGGTTATATATATGCAAATTTTCTCAAAATATTAAATGAAAATTATAAAATTAAAAAAATAGATAATATTCCGAAAGTATTTGGATATTGCATAAAAAATAAAATAATTTATCATGGAAAAAGAGAAGAACAGCTTAAGGAAGCAGGAATTGATTTTGAAAAAATAGAAAATGATATTAGAAAAGAAATTTTTAATATGGAGTGA
- the miaA gene encoding tRNA (adenosine(37)-N6)-dimethylallyltransferase MiaA: protein MSQKYIFIVGPTASGKTYIAEELARRLSLPIVSIDSMQIYKEMNVGTAKPSIESQQKVKYFGIDIVYPNEWFSVGDYYYYISNLLSIKEDKKLNLFSIDNGAIFAGGTGLYFDSIVKGISPTLPRNENIRRELEQREKLEGLNSLFRELELKDREYSNKISPNDKKRIMRALEVIYITDKKFSSFHDSEYFRKEGKNSLFNKNNSIFFGIDIEKEKLVENIRKRIHIMIKNGLIDEVYYLWLKYIDKNKPSFKGIGYFHLISLYNFIFFIYILMFWKIDENFSSFFDDKILDFIKESLREYLIKNYFNKREINKSKIIKIILKYIDLNKILVKNYKETINKKLLNEDLKFLFSDTYIRDLLEISFDFGNIILEKINKIFENKNIFLLFKIETIKKWIEDNSILFDCFIKRIELDTINFAKRQLVWFKKHLEIKWLSSELILKEF, encoded by the coding sequence GTGAGTCAAAAATATATTTTCATAGTAGGTCCAACTGCTTCAGGAAAGACTTATATTGCTGAGGAACTTGCCAGAAGATTAAGCTTACCTATTGTTTCAATAGATTCTATGCAAATATATAAAGAAATGAATGTAGGTACAGCTAAACCATCAATTGAATCCCAACAAAAAGTAAAATATTTTGGAATAGATATAGTTTATCCTAATGAATGGTTTTCTGTTGGTGATTATTATTATTATATTTCAAATTTGTTAAGTATTAAAGAGGATAAAAAATTAAATTTATTTTCAATTGATAATGGGGCTATATTTGCTGGTGGAACTGGTTTGTATTTTGATTCTATTGTGAAAGGTATTTCACCAACTTTACCAAGAAATGAAAATATTAGAAGAGAATTGGAACAAAGAGAAAAATTAGAAGGGTTAAATTCTTTATTTAGAGAACTAGAGCTTAAAGATAGAGAGTATTCGAATAAAATAAGTCCTAATGATAAAAAAAGAATAATGAGAGCTTTGGAGGTTATCTATATTACTGATAAAAAATTTTCTTCATTTCATGATTCAGAATATTTTAGAAAAGAAGGGAAAAACTCTCTATTTAACAAAAACAATTCAATATTTTTTGGAATTGATATTGAAAAAGAAAAGTTGGTTGAAAATATAAGAAAAAGAATCCATATTATGATTAAAAATGGACTTATCGATGAAGTCTACTATTTATGGTTGAAATATATTGATAAAAACAAACCCTCATTTAAAGGAATTGGCTATTTTCATTTAATATCACTTTATAATTTTATATTTTTTATATATATTTTAATGTTTTGGAAAATAGATGAAAATTTTAGTAGTTTTTTTGATGATAAAATATTAGATTTTATAAAAGAAAGTTTAAGGGAATATTTAATTAAAAATTATTTTAACAAAAGAGAAATAAATAAAAGTAAGATAATCAAAATCATTTTAAAATATATAGACCTAAACAAAATCTTAGTTAAAAATTATAAAGAAACGATTAATAAAAAATTATTAAATGAAGATTTAAAATTTCTTTTTTCTGATACTTATATAAGAGATTTGTTAGAAATTTCTTTTGATTTTGGAAATATTATTTTAGAAAAAATAAACAAAATTTTTGAAAATAAAAATATTTTTCTTCTATTTAAGATAGAAACAATTAAAAAATGGATTGAAGATAATAGTATTCTATTTGATTGTTTCATTAAAAGAATAGAGCTTGATACTATAAATTTTGCTAAGAGACAACTTGTATGGTTTAAAAAACATTTGGAAATAAAATGGTTAAGTTCAGAATTAATACTCAAGGAGTTCTAA
- a CDS encoding polyprenyl synthetase family protein encodes MNNFNKLFDTYRNKIIDGINEELKYIQSLSLYPKFNRSIRYFLETPGKLIRSVLLLRSGKIQMIPEEICIKSAVAFEFFQIFTLIHDDLPALDNDYFRRGKKSLHIEFDESTAILAGDSLSIYTFKLLTSFFENKTIKKKYLKGILNFINIFSKYTGLYLIEGQIKDIENKGNFSIDQKEILDIYKKKTGLFFGLALAFGKIVNLKSWIKEFNIGVDLGVLFQLKDDLDEYYEEKVKKDELSYLNVFGFEKTKEIYNDIFLRLEKKIIKIDDFFYYLVKNFF; translated from the coding sequence ATGAATAATTTTAATAAATTATTTGATACTTATAGGAACAAAATTATTGATGGTATAAATGAAGAATTAAAATATATTCAATCTTTAAGTTTATATCCTAAATTTAATAGATCTATAAGATATTTCTTAGAAACACCAGGGAAACTTATCAGAAGTGTTTTGCTTTTAAGAAGTGGGAAAATTCAAATGATTCCAGAAGAAATATGTATTAAATCAGCAGTTGCTTTTGAATTTTTTCAGATATTTACCCTTATACATGATGATCTTCCTGCTCTTGATAATGATTATTTTAGAAGAGGGAAAAAGTCTTTGCATATAGAATTTGACGAATCAACAGCTATATTAGCAGGAGATTCATTATCTATATATACTTTTAAATTATTAACAAGTTTTTTTGAAAACAAAACCATTAAGAAAAAATACTTAAAAGGGATATTGAATTTTATAAATATATTTTCTAAATATACGGGATTATATCTAATAGAAGGGCAAATTAAAGATATTGAGAATAAAGGAAATTTTAGTATAGATCAAAAGGAAATTTTAGATATTTACAAGAAAAAAACAGGTTTATTTTTTGGTTTAGCATTAGCATTTGGGAAGATAGTAAATTTAAAAAGTTGGATAAAAGAATTTAATATAGGAGTTGATTTAGGTGTCCTCTTTCAATTAAAAGATGATTTGGATGAATATTATGAAGAAAAAGTAAAAAAGGATGAATTATCCTATTTAAATGTTTTTGGTTTTGAAAAGACTAAAGAGATATATAATGACATTTTTTTAAGACTTGAAAAAAAAATAATAAAGATTGATGATTTTTTTTATTATTTAGTTAAAAATTTTTTTTAA
- a CDS encoding ribbon-helix-helix domain-containing protein, which yields MKSHTTSIEISNILLEEIDEMIKEGYFISREEAVNEACDRMIKEYKLAKLKDKDSRKQNY from the coding sequence GTGAAAAGTCATACTACATCAATTGAAATTTCAAATATATTATTAGAAGAAATTGATGAGATGATAAAAGAAGGATATTTTATCTCACGGGAAGAAGCTGTTAATGAAGCTTGTGATAGAATGATTAAAGAATATAAACTTGCAAAATTGAAAGATAAAGATAGTAGAAAACAAAATTATTAA